The proteins below are encoded in one region of Limnochorda pilosa:
- a CDS encoding cytochrome P450, with translation MAMADAAVLFDPNSEALLQERYSVYRLMRERAPVYEVPGFGFPVRMLFRYDDVGAVLKSPAFVRQARNAGRELPVREEMLPIQQIFATWMLLRDPPDHTRLRALVSKAFTPRTVQEMAGFIQKTAEALLDRVAGQSTFDLLRDFASPLPVMVIARLLGAPDEDRELFRGWAQLIAAFLGAWSIDDVPPESPRAALEMAGYMRRLLDERRRSPREDLLSALLAAEEDGNRLTHDEVIGTAIMLLTAGHETTVNLIANGTYALLKNPDQVERLRRSPELLPLAVEELLRYDSPVQMTARHCARPAEVGGVPFERGTGVFLVLGSANRDPGSFPDPDQLDVGRTPNNHLAFGHGIHYCVGAGLARLEAEIAFASLLPRLPVLALREEPRYVANMAFRALEALPVAWRA, from the coding sequence ATGGCCATGGCCGATGCGGCCGTCCTGTTCGACCCCAACAGCGAGGCACTGCTTCAGGAGCGCTACAGCGTCTACCGGCTCATGCGGGAGAGAGCCCCCGTCTACGAGGTGCCGGGGTTTGGCTTTCCCGTCCGCATGCTCTTCCGCTACGACGACGTGGGCGCGGTGCTGAAGAGCCCCGCTTTCGTCCGGCAGGCCCGGAACGCCGGGCGGGAACTCCCCGTCCGGGAGGAGATGCTGCCGATTCAGCAGATCTTCGCCACCTGGATGCTCCTGCGGGACCCGCCCGACCACACCCGCCTGCGGGCGCTGGTGAGCAAGGCGTTCACGCCGCGAACGGTCCAGGAGATGGCCGGTTTCATCCAGAAGACAGCTGAGGCCCTTCTGGACCGGGTGGCCGGGCAGAGCACGTTCGACCTGCTGCGCGACTTCGCCTCCCCGCTGCCCGTCATGGTGATCGCGAGGCTCCTGGGCGCCCCGGACGAGGACCGGGAGCTCTTCCGAGGCTGGGCCCAGCTGATCGCCGCCTTCCTCGGGGCCTGGTCCATCGACGACGTACCCCCCGAATCACCCAGGGCCGCCCTCGAGATGGCCGGCTACATGCGGAGGCTGCTCGACGAGCGGCGGCGCTCGCCGCGAGAGGACCTCCTCAGTGCCCTTCTCGCCGCCGAGGAGGACGGAAACCGACTGACCCACGATGAGGTGATCGGCACCGCCATCATGCTGCTCACCGCCGGCCATGAGACGACGGTGAACCTGATCGCCAACGGAACCTACGCGCTCCTGAAGAACCCGGACCAGGTTGAGCGGCTCCGCCGTTCCCCCGAGCTCCTGCCCCTGGCTGTCGAGGAGCTCCTGCGCTACGATTCACCCGTCCAGATGACGGCCCGGCACTGTGCCCGGCCGGCGGAGGTGGGCGGCGTGCCCTTCGAACGGGGCACCGGGGTCTTCCTCGTGCTGGGCTCCGCCAACCGGGATCCCGGTTCGTTCCCGGATCCGGACCAGCTCGACGTGGGGCGGACCCCCAACAACCACCTGGCCTTCGGCCACGGGATCCACTACTGCGTCGGCGCCGGCCTCGCCCGGCTCGAGGCCGAGATCGCCTTCGCCAGCCTCTTGCCCAGGCTTCCCGTCCTCGCGCTTCGGGAAGAGCCCCGATACGTCGCCAACATGGCCTTTCGCGCCCTGGAGGCGCTGCCCGTTGCGTGGCGGGCGTAG
- a CDS encoding FecR family protein, with the protein MYRDSNRRPGRIGLLLLVVVLAAAAVVAGAKGAGEDGAPGEPASMARVDRLRGKVEWRPDGASRWEPASPGMVLSLGDWVRTVGKGSFVEIAYPAQQARLLVEADTLLQVGGSYRSIPEAATGASRGEEGVPAFRAALLRVGALWAEVASRVSRVLRFEIATPTAVAGVRGTQFRLEVDEDGGTRLLVREGLVELATPSGKVLVGAGEEASTNGGGLRVRGRVTDSLSNLAREADDTVDEWTERLMRAGDAVVPDTDSLLGEGPEALSDEVPSDTPVLSDDEASNDDVLPEE; encoded by the coding sequence ATGTACAGGGATTCGAACCGCAGGCCCGGCCGGATCGGGCTGCTCCTCCTCGTTGTCGTACTCGCTGCGGCCGCCGTGGTCGCGGGGGCGAAGGGGGCCGGGGAAGACGGAGCTCCCGGTGAACCCGCTTCCATGGCGCGTGTGGACAGACTGCGCGGGAAGGTCGAGTGGCGCCCGGATGGGGCGTCGAGGTGGGAGCCGGCCAGCCCCGGCATGGTTCTCAGCCTCGGCGACTGGGTGCGCACCGTGGGGAAGGGCAGCTTCGTCGAGATCGCCTATCCAGCGCAGCAGGCTCGCCTCCTGGTGGAGGCCGACACGCTCCTGCAGGTCGGCGGGTCTTATCGGAGCATTCCGGAGGCGGCGACAGGTGCGTCGCGGGGCGAGGAGGGGGTGCCGGCCTTCCGCGCCGCGTTGCTGCGCGTGGGCGCTCTGTGGGCCGAGGTAGCGTCCCGAGTCAGCCGCGTCTTGCGGTTCGAGATCGCAACCCCCACGGCCGTAGCGGGCGTTCGCGGGACGCAGTTCCGCCTCGAGGTAGACGAGGACGGTGGGACGCGTCTTCTCGTCCGGGAAGGCCTGGTGGAGCTGGCGACCCCGTCGGGGAAGGTGCTGGTCGGTGCAGGGGAAGAGGCCAGTACGAACGGGGGCGGCCTGCGGGTGCGGGGACGCGTGACGGATTCCCTGTCGAACCTGGCCCGTGAAGCAGACGACACGGTGGACGAGTGGACGGAGCGCCTGATGCGGGCCGGGGACGCCGTCGTGCCCGACACCGACTCCCTGCTGGGCGAAGGCCCGGAGGCTCTCTCCGACGAGGTCCCCTCAGACACCCCCGTTCTCTCCGACGACGAGGCCAGCAACGATGATGTTCTGCCAGAGGAGTGA
- a CDS encoding SDR family NAD(P)-dependent oxidoreductase, translating into MAIVTGGADGIGLAVATRLAQEGARVVIADIDEEAGEEAVGDLRQGGSQAEAIRVAVAKEADAEKMVAFTERRFGGLDILVNNAGGMWGPSFPECTPKGWGRVLDVNLRGVMLATQLALPAMRRRGGGAIVNMASMAGVGTLPHADPEYAAAKAGVVRFTTTLAPLSVREGIRVNAICPGWVEGP; encoded by the coding sequence GTGGCCATCGTCACCGGGGGAGCCGACGGGATCGGGCTCGCCGTCGCCACCCGGCTGGCGCAGGAAGGCGCGCGCGTGGTCATCGCCGACATCGACGAAGAAGCAGGCGAAGAGGCAGTTGGCGACCTTCGGCAAGGCGGGAGCCAGGCAGAAGCGATTCGCGTCGCCGTCGCCAAGGAAGCCGACGCGGAAAAGATGGTCGCCTTCACCGAACGGCGTTTCGGAGGCCTCGACATCTTGGTCAACAATGCCGGAGGGATGTGGGGCCCATCCTTCCCGGAGTGCACGCCCAAGGGGTGGGGTCGGGTGCTGGACGTCAACCTGCGGGGCGTGATGCTCGCGACGCAACTCGCGCTCCCGGCCATGCGCCGGCGGGGCGGGGGCGCCATCGTGAACATGGCGTCCATGGCGGGTGTAGGTACGCTGCCGCATGCCGATCCTGAGTACGCAGCGGCCAAGGCGGGCGTCGTGCGCTTCACCACGACCCTTGCGCCGCTGAGTGTGAGGGAAGGTATTAGGGTGAACGCCATCTGCCCTGGCTGGGTGGAGGGTCCATGA
- a CDS encoding ATP-binding protein encodes MEPLSVSIARERSCLFVGRAAELAALDQWLATAEAPTRVFYVTGMGGIGKSTLLLQMLERARHRGVTGVWIDGRACTPTPVGFLAYLGAILGLGGRPTVDQVLASVLPTQPGGRFVWCVDNYEALQPLYGWLWESFLTGLPAVGQLLVVASRQALTDPWRTDPGWRPRVRHMPLDSWTPAEAAEYLQRVGIPARQIGALVRGTGGQPLAVALAADAFPLHPEAVDQVTQEAARQVSAALLRETAGTRLEPLLDVLTVVPEADPELFRRVLEESPSGEHLLALARLSFVQALASGFRLHDVARQHLLADLRERDAERFRRLRRQAVQVLIRRLDTARKERRRSIAASLLTVCADTLPSDDAYATLSASFAGSLRTATPRDLPALHPLADGWGRQPFELRGGRRYRDLLTQVVERFPQGVRVVLGERGEPLAFLATVLLYDRSVALLDAVEPGALARHLPEEYHRLATLPADAADTYLALMVGVTGSGQDSSGPGLAEDELVGLLMRDGLAHLGEGARALLTATHPALQHLLGRLGFIERQDVKPPGASEPPPGRLYELDLRGGRFGPWVLSFLEETDGPAVGPGKTEALSAPALRNLLKAWHDPATWQLSPVPAVLHMDGPSLRAKFQKIFEGQERPPLPFTARDAELLRQTFVHERAPDLIASDLHLSRATYYRHLMRALERLAAALSF; translated from the coding sequence GTGGAACCGCTTTCCGTCTCGATTGCGCGCGAGCGCAGCTGCCTCTTCGTGGGCCGCGCGGCAGAGCTTGCCGCCCTGGATCAGTGGCTCGCAACGGCCGAGGCTCCCACCCGCGTCTTCTACGTGACGGGGATGGGGGGTATCGGCAAGTCGACGCTCCTGCTCCAGATGCTGGAGCGCGCCCGTCACCGGGGCGTCACCGGCGTCTGGATCGACGGGCGGGCGTGCACGCCCACCCCGGTGGGCTTTCTCGCTTATCTGGGCGCGATCCTGGGTCTCGGGGGTCGCCCCACCGTCGACCAGGTGCTTGCCAGCGTGCTCCCGACCCAGCCAGGAGGACGGTTCGTCTGGTGCGTCGACAACTACGAGGCGCTCCAGCCCCTGTACGGGTGGCTCTGGGAGTCCTTCTTGACCGGGTTGCCGGCCGTAGGGCAGCTCCTGGTGGTGGCCTCCCGACAGGCGCTCACGGACCCATGGCGGACCGACCCCGGCTGGCGCCCGCGGGTGCGGCACATGCCCCTCGACTCGTGGACCCCGGCCGAAGCCGCGGAGTACCTGCAGCGCGTGGGGATCCCCGCCCGCCAGATCGGAGCCCTGGTCCGTGGAACCGGAGGCCAACCCCTGGCGGTCGCCCTGGCGGCCGATGCCTTCCCCCTCCATCCGGAGGCGGTGGACCAGGTCACCCAGGAAGCCGCCCGCCAGGTGAGTGCGGCCCTCCTGCGCGAGACCGCCGGCACCCGGCTCGAACCGCTGCTCGACGTGCTCACGGTGGTGCCTGAGGCCGATCCGGAGCTCTTTCGCCGGGTCCTCGAGGAGTCTCCGTCCGGAGAGCATCTCCTGGCCCTGGCGAGGCTCTCCTTCGTTCAGGCGCTCGCGTCGGGCTTCCGCCTGCACGACGTGGCCCGCCAACACCTGCTGGCCGACCTGCGCGAGCGGGACGCCGAGAGGTTCCGCCGCCTGAGGAGGCAGGCGGTGCAGGTCCTCATCCGGCGACTGGATACCGCCCGCAAGGAGAGGCGGCGGTCCATCGCCGCGTCGCTCCTGACGGTCTGTGCCGACACCCTTCCCTCCGACGACGCCTACGCGACCCTCTCGGCGTCCTTTGCCGGGTCGCTCCGCACAGCCACCCCGCGCGACCTTCCCGCCCTGCACCCGCTGGCCGATGGCTGGGGCAGGCAACCCTTCGAGCTCCGAGGCGGCCGCCGTTACCGTGACCTGCTCACCCAGGTCGTGGAGCGCTTCCCCCAGGGGGTGCGCGTGGTGCTGGGGGAGCGGGGCGAGCCCCTGGCCTTCCTGGCCACGGTGCTCCTCTACGACCGATCCGTCGCGCTCCTCGACGCGGTTGAACCCGGCGCGCTCGCCCGGCACCTGCCGGAGGAGTACCACCGGCTGGCGACCCTGCCCGCCGACGCGGCCGATACCTACCTGGCCCTGATGGTGGGCGTCACCGGGTCCGGCCAGGATTCTTCGGGCCCCGGGTTGGCCGAGGATGAGCTGGTGGGCCTCCTGATGCGCGACGGGCTCGCCCACCTGGGTGAGGGCGCCCGGGCCCTGCTCACCGCCACGCATCCTGCACTCCAGCACCTCCTGGGCCGGCTCGGGTTCATCGAACGCCAGGACGTGAAGCCTCCCGGCGCCTCCGAGCCCCCGCCGGGGCGCCTCTACGAGCTGGACCTCCGGGGCGGGCGCTTCGGGCCGTGGGTCCTGTCCTTCCTGGAAGAGACGGATGGCCCGGCGGTGGGGCCCGGCAAGACCGAGGCCCTCAGCGCGCCGGCGTTGCGGAACCTCCTCAAGGCCTGGCACGACCCAGCCACCTGGCAGCTGAGCCCGGTCCCCGCCGTGCTCCACATGGACGGGCCCTCCTTGCGTGCGAAGTTCCAGAAGATCTTCGAGGGTCAGGAGCGGCCCCCCCTCCCATTCACCGCCCGCGACGCGGAGCTCCTCCGCCAGACCTTCGTTCACGAGCGGGCGCCGGATCTGATCGCTTCGGACCTGCACCTGAGCCGGGCCACCTACTACCGCCACCTGATGCGGGCGCTCGAGCGCCTGGCGGCAGCGCTGTCGTTCTAG
- a CDS encoding Sec-independent protein translocase subunit TatA/TatB: MRLGPMELVVILVLVLLIVGPGKLPQLAKAAGEAIAGFRKQTDDLRKEIDETVEEVKKPSNPS, from the coding sequence ATGCGCTTGGGACCCATGGAACTGGTGGTCATCCTGGTCCTGGTGCTCCTGATCGTGGGACCCGGCAAGCTGCCGCAGCTCGCCAAGGCCGCAGGCGAGGCGATCGCCGGGTTCCGCAAGCAGACCGACGACCTCCGCAAGGAGATCGACGAGACCGTCGAGGAAGTGAAGAAGCCCAGCAATCCGTCCTGA
- a CDS encoding response regulator: MALPDVRVLIVDDHHVVRLGLRALLEGEPGLEVVGEAADGEQALSATERLRPDVVVMDVRLPGRSGTDVCGEIVRRWPQTHVIMLTSYLDEDLVLQALMAGAEGYVLKQLEGDALLKAIQAVARGDAVLDAATMRRLVARVRRAEGDSDRAAFRDLSERELSVLRLIAEGMTNAEIARVLSLSEKTVGNHVSTILGKLGLNNRIQAATHAVRHHIERHAPGPA; the protein is encoded by the coding sequence ATGGCGCTGCCTGACGTGCGCGTGCTGATCGTGGACGACCACCACGTGGTCCGCCTGGGTCTGCGGGCCCTCCTCGAGGGCGAGCCGGGCCTGGAGGTGGTGGGTGAGGCGGCGGACGGGGAGCAGGCCCTCTCGGCGACGGAGAGGCTCCGGCCCGACGTGGTGGTCATGGACGTGCGGCTTCCCGGGCGCAGCGGGACGGACGTCTGCGGGGAGATCGTCCGCCGCTGGCCGCAGACCCATGTGATCATGCTGACCTCCTACCTCGACGAGGATCTGGTGCTTCAGGCGCTGATGGCCGGGGCTGAGGGGTACGTGTTGAAGCAGCTTGAGGGAGATGCTCTCCTGAAGGCCATCCAGGCGGTCGCCCGGGGAGACGCCGTACTTGACGCTGCCACCATGCGCCGGCTGGTGGCCAGGGTCCGCAGAGCGGAGGGCGATAGCGACCGGGCCGCCTTCCGCGACCTTTCCGAGCGCGAGCTGAGCGTGCTGCGGCTGATCGCCGAGGGGATGACCAACGCGGAGATCGCCCGCGTCCTCTCCCTGAGCGAGAAGACGGTGGGCAACCACGTGAGCACCATCCTTGGCAAGCTGGGCCTCAACAACCGCATCCAGGCGGCGACCCACGCGGTCCGCCACCACATCGAGCGCCATGCGCCCGGCCCCGCGTAA
- a CDS encoding DUF5615 family PIN-like protein — MRFLIDHALSPLVGQSLRSAGHDVLHVRDVASQPRRI, encoded by the coding sequence ATGAGGTTCCTCATCGACCACGCCCTCTCGCCTCTGGTCGGACAGAGCCTCCGGAGTGCCGGGCACGACGTCCTGCACGTCAGGGATGTGGCCTCGCAGCCGCGTCGGATCTAG
- a CDS encoding sensor histidine kinase: MLLALESIFEANRPLIIFAYGLVFFVLGLAIALQSRRHSRLALARSLNWLATFGFIHAFYEWGALFIPIQATYLPEPFVDLLWSLHLGLLAISFACLFQFGVEMLRPLKPRWSVLAWLPAILLTLWALAAMLHLGLRAHDFLAWRVPAGIWARYLLGFPGALLTAYGLRRQAYELIAPIAEPGVVGTLRQAGLALAGYAFFGGLVVPPAEFFPANVLNTAALEALLAVPVPVYRSLLGLTLTWSIVRALEVFEVEADRRIREMEERQILAAERERIGRDLHDRTLQLVFAAGLLIKSGRRALDDAHPSAVPLDQAVRQLDEAARDIRDHIGQLRAEAHACNLRDGLLQLCRERSLSSVIQVDVKLDLPPDHPIPPAEAGHLLAIASEALSNAARHSRASRVDLEARASADGLELLIVDNGVGLPEGHTAGHGLRNMRERAWVLGGSFEIRRRPEGGTSVRVTVPRGENGAA, translated from the coding sequence ATGCTCCTGGCGCTGGAGAGCATCTTCGAGGCGAACAGGCCGCTGATCATCTTCGCGTACGGGCTCGTCTTCTTCGTGCTCGGGCTGGCCATCGCGCTCCAGTCCCGTCGCCACAGCCGGCTGGCCCTCGCCCGAAGCCTCAACTGGCTGGCCACCTTCGGCTTCATCCACGCCTTCTACGAGTGGGGCGCCCTCTTCATCCCCATCCAGGCCACGTACCTGCCGGAACCCTTCGTGGACCTCCTCTGGTCGCTGCACTTGGGCCTGCTGGCCATCTCGTTCGCCTGCCTCTTCCAGTTTGGCGTGGAGATGCTGAGACCTCTGAAGCCCCGGTGGTCCGTGCTTGCATGGCTCCCAGCCATTCTCCTGACCCTGTGGGCGCTGGCGGCAATGCTCCACCTGGGGTTGAGAGCCCACGACTTCCTGGCCTGGAGGGTGCCTGCCGGCATCTGGGCCCGATACCTCCTGGGCTTTCCGGGGGCGCTGCTCACGGCCTACGGCCTTCGAAGGCAGGCCTACGAGCTGATCGCGCCCATCGCCGAGCCGGGCGTGGTGGGCACCTTGCGCCAGGCAGGGCTCGCACTGGCCGGCTACGCCTTCTTCGGGGGGCTGGTGGTGCCGCCGGCGGAGTTCTTCCCGGCGAACGTACTCAACACGGCGGCACTCGAAGCGCTCCTGGCTGTCCCCGTTCCGGTCTACCGGAGCCTGCTCGGGCTGACGCTGACCTGGTCCATCGTCCGTGCCTTGGAGGTTTTCGAGGTCGAGGCGGACCGGCGGATCCGGGAGATGGAGGAGAGACAGATCCTGGCCGCCGAGCGGGAGCGTATCGGCCGGGACCTGCACGACCGGACGCTCCAGCTGGTGTTCGCCGCCGGGCTGTTGATCAAGTCGGGCCGCCGGGCGCTCGACGACGCGCATCCATCCGCTGTGCCGCTGGATCAGGCCGTGCGCCAGTTGGACGAGGCTGCCCGCGACATCCGTGACCACATCGGCCAGCTTCGGGCCGAAGCCCACGCGTGCAACCTGAGGGATGGGCTCCTGCAGCTGTGCCGGGAGAGGAGTCTCTCCTCTGTGATCCAGGTGGACGTGAAGCTGGACCTGCCCCCGGATCATCCCATACCTCCCGCCGAGGCAGGGCACCTGTTGGCCATCGCGAGCGAGGCCCTGAGCAACGCGGCCCGCCACAGCCGGGCCTCCCGGGTCGACCTCGAGGCCCGGGCGAGTGCAGATGGGCTCGAACTCCTCATCGTCGACAACGGCGTGGGCCTGCCGGAGGGGCACACCGCGGGCCACGGGTTACGGAACATGCGGGAACGGGCGTGGGTCTTGGGAGGGAGTTTCGAGATCCGCCGCCGGCCCGAGGGAGGAACCTCGGTCCGCGTGACGGTTCCGCGAGGGGAGAATGGCGCTGCCTGA